The genome window TCCTCGTTATTTCTCCTATATTCTTACTTTTAAATTCTTTTAAAATACTAAACCAGTGTCCATGAGGGGTTAGGCGCTAACAAAAGATCTGATATATCCCCTTTTTGATATCTATTGAAGGCAGCTGCTGCAATCATTACAGCATTGTCAGTGCAACGAATTGCTGGAGGAATAAAAACCATCCAATCCTTTTTTTTCATCAGAGCCTCTCTCAATCCTCTATTAGCTGCAACGCCACCAGAGATAGCAACTTTCCGAATACCTGTAACTTCGACCGCCCTTTCTAGCTTGGTCATAAGGGCTTCCACTGCAGCTTTTTGAAATGAAGCGCATAAATTTGCCACTGGGAGTTCGACTTTCTTCTCTTTCAAATCATTCACAGCCCACAACACCGCTGTTTTCAAACCACTAAAACTAAAAGCAATTTCATTACTGGATTTTAACGGGACAGGAAAAGAAAAGGCTTTAGGATCGCCTTCGTGAGCGAGTGAATCGATCACTGGCCCCCCAGGATATCCCAAATCCAATAGTTTGGCCACCTTGTCGTAAGCTTCCCCCGCAGCATCATCACGAGTAGCACCTAAAAGACTGTATCTGCCAAAATCTTCTACCAAAACTATCTCTGTATGTCCTCCTGAAACAATAAGACAGATAAAAGGTGGAACTAGGTCAGGAGATGCTACAACGTTTGCAAAAAGATGTCCCTCAAGATGGTTAACGCCAAGAAGGGGCAACTTCCATGTCTGAGCCATAGCCTTTGCAGTCATAACCCCTACCATCAAAGACCCCATCAAGCCGGGACCTGCTGTGACTGCAACAAGAGAAAGCTCTTGAGCCGGTTTAGTTATGCCGGCATCGCCTAATGCTTTATGAACAAGAGGCAAAATAGCCTCCAGGTGCTTTCTCGACGCAAATTCAGGCACAACCCCCCCAAAAGGGGCATGATCTTTAATCTGGCTCGATATTAAATCAGCCTTTACGTTCCGCTGTCCTTCCAATATAGCAACAGCAGTATCATCACAACTACTTTCTATTCCTAATGTTAAAAAGCTTTTTTTCACCTATTGTCACCTCTTTGGTACATTGAAAACCCCGGTGTATTGCTCATATGAGAGTTCTACATTTCGTCCTTTAATCACATATTTAGATGGAACCGAAAAAGCTAACGTTCCAATTGTGTCGGGAGGCAAATCACCCATAGCCATAAAATCTTTATTCGTCAAAATATCCTTTGGATCGACGTTATGAGTGCCAACTTTTATATTTTCTGGAGAAAAATCCCATCTTTTTATGGTCTTATAGCGCATAACAAAGAGTGCTCTGTTTCGCAATTCTTTATTTGAAAAATGGCTGGCGTGCCATTTTAACCAATCAGGAGCATGCGGATCAGAAACAATCCCTTTAGAAAGAGATTCATCAACATAAATAAACGCAACTTGAGCTCGCGCCCCAATGACCATGTCTCCCAACGCTTCTCCCTCTATCCAAATTACAGTTGTTCGTTCATCAATTTTTTGTTGCAGAGTATCGGCTGCGCTTGCAGGCATGCTTGAACAAAAAATAGAGATAGCTAAACACAATAGAAAAGCAATTTTTTTCCCGCAGCGCGTTGTTCTATTGATCATTATGAGAATCTCCCTTCTGGTCTGTCTCTTTCTTTTTTGTAAATGCTCCTCGCAACCACTGCCATTCATGAAATTTAAAAAGCAATGTTCCCACACCATAAATCGCCGCACCCAGAATCATTACAGCAAATAGCCAGCTGCATCTTACAATAAGGCTCTCCTCAATGGGAAAAGGATAGAGAGCTTTAAATTTCAATAACGCAGCTGTCATAATTCCTAATATGGTCCCCATCCGAAATGTCCACTTCATACCCAAAATTTCTAATGGATGATTAATTCTCCGAGCTAAAAGATATCCACCAACAAAAGAAGAGAAGGTGAATCCTAAAGACGCAGCAAGAGCCAAACCGGCAAATCCCATAGGCTTAACAAGAATAAGACAGAATATAACATTGGAAACCACGCTCGACAATGTTACAAGTAAAGCTGAACGGGGGGTGCTCTGTGCATAAAGTCCCCTGAGAAGAACAGTTGTACAAGCCATTCCAGGTAGTCCCCAAGCATACATAGCCAAAGCAACTCCTGTTGCATGCCACGCCCAAGCGTTAAAGGCTCCCCTAAAAAATAATATATTAACCACTTCATCAGCAACGAGAACAAGACCCACTGTAACAGGAAGAACCACAAAAAGAGCAAACCGTACCGCATCTCGCATTGTCTCTCGAAACTCCTTTGTATCGCCAACCGCACAACGAGAAAGTTCCGGCAAGACTGCCTGAGATATGGCAATTACAAAAAGTCCTAAAGGCAATTGGATAACTCTATTGGCATAATTCAAAACAGAAATAGCCCCATCCTGAAGAAAGGATCCTAACATACGACTTATAACGGGATTGACCTGATTCAACGATAATCCAGCGGCATAAGGAAAGAAAAGTTTCATTACTTTTCGAAGTTCAGGATCTTTGAATCGAGGCTTTTCCGGCAAAAGCATTATCCCTTTGAATCCACTCCAAACCCATTGGAGAGCCATTTGACAAAAACCTCCAGCCAAAACGGCAATAATAAGTGTCCATATTCCAAAACGAGAGGCCATTACGAGAAGAATGATGAGATAGACAATATTGCTCAGCGCAGGTGCTATAGCTGGAACAAAATAAGAATCAAGACTATTAAGAACCCCCATAGCTAAAGCAGCAAGCGAAACAAAAATTAAAAAAGGGAACATCCATCGTGTCATAGAAATTGCCAAAGAGGCTTTGACAGGGTCGAAACCTGGGGCCATAATTTTGACAAGATAGGGAGACAAAAGGACTCCCCCTAACACAACAGCTGAACCTGCCAGAAGGAGAATGCATAAAGATTGCCGCGCTAAGTTCCTAGCCTTGTCTTTTCCTTTTTGAAGAAGAGTCTGGGAAAAAACAGGCACAAACGCAGCCGAAAGAGCTCCCTCTGCCAGCATTTGTCGAGATAGATTAGCTAACGTATATGCAATATAGAAGGCATCAAGTTGACTTGATGCCCCAAAAATAGCAGCTGTTACAATTTCTCGCGCTAAGCCTAAAATTCGGCTAGCAAAAGTTCCAACCATCATTACTAGAGCGTGTTTAACCATTCGGGAAACACGAGAGGACATGAAATACGCCTCCTGAAAAAATTAGCAAGAAATGAGGTGCTTTCTTTGAGTTCTATTATACTTTGGGGTATTGGCAACCCCCTTTTTGGCGACGACGGTGTCGGTCCATTTGTTGCTGACGCGCTACGAAAAGAAGGACTACAACGCTCGATAACCGCTATTAATTGCGAAACTATGCCTGAAAATTATGTTGCTGATTTAAGACGGAAAAGTCCAAACACACTTCTCATCATTGATGCTGCCGATATGAATCTTGCTCCTGGTTCTCTTCGGCGCATTCCTTTTGACATGGTAGAAAATATCAGCTTCAGCACTCACGGCTTACCGTTAGGAATGCTTCTAGGAGATTTAGTGCAAAAGATCTCTGTCATCTACATAGGAATACAACCATCAAACCAAGATCTAGGGGCTCCTATATCAAACGAAGTAAAAAAGGCCGCTCAAGAGCTTCTCGTAATACTTGGAAAAGAAGATTTTGAAAGTATACCCCTACTTCACCATGAAAACCTGTCACCCAAATAAAATTTTCTTGCAACATCACTCTGGGCAACTTCATCGGGGGAGCCTTCTATTACTATTTCTCCCTGATGTATAAGATAGGTTCGATCTGTAATAGCCAAGGTGTCACGAACATTATGATCCGTAAGCAAAATACCGTATCCCTTAGCTCGAAGACTCAATATA of Aminobacterium sp. MB27-C1 contains these proteins:
- the tsaD gene encoding tRNA (adenosine(37)-N6)-threonylcarbamoyltransferase complex transferase subunit TsaD — its product is MKKSFLTLGIESSCDDTAVAILEGQRNVKADLISSQIKDHAPFGGVVPEFASRKHLEAILPLVHKALGDAGITKPAQELSLVAVTAGPGLMGSLMVGVMTAKAMAQTWKLPLLGVNHLEGHLFANVVASPDLVPPFICLIVSGGHTEIVLVEDFGRYSLLGATRDDAAGEAYDKVAKLLDLGYPGGPVIDSLAHEGDPKAFSFPVPLKSSNEIAFSFSGLKTAVLWAVNDLKEKKVELPVANLCASFQKAAVEALMTKLERAVEVTGIRKVAISGGVAANRGLREALMKKKDWMVFIPPAIRCTDNAVMIAAAAFNRYQKGDISDLLLAPNPSWTLV
- the murJ gene encoding murein biosynthesis integral membrane protein MurJ, with the protein product MSSRVSRMVKHALVMMVGTFASRILGLAREIVTAAIFGASSQLDAFYIAYTLANLSRQMLAEGALSAAFVPVFSQTLLQKGKDKARNLARQSLCILLLAGSAVVLGGVLLSPYLVKIMAPGFDPVKASLAISMTRWMFPFLIFVSLAALAMGVLNSLDSYFVPAIAPALSNIVYLIILLVMASRFGIWTLIIAVLAGGFCQMALQWVWSGFKGIMLLPEKPRFKDPELRKVMKLFFPYAAGLSLNQVNPVISRMLGSFLQDGAISVLNYANRVIQLPLGLFVIAISQAVLPELSRCAVGDTKEFRETMRDAVRFALFVVLPVTVGLVLVADEVVNILFFRGAFNAWAWHATGVALAMYAWGLPGMACTTVLLRGLYAQSTPRSALLVTLSSVVSNVIFCLILVKPMGFAGLALAASLGFTFSSFVGGYLLARRINHPLEILGMKWTFRMGTILGIMTAALLKFKALYPFPIEESLIVRCSWLFAVMILGAAIYGVGTLLFKFHEWQWLRGAFTKKKETDQKGDSHNDQ
- a CDS encoding hydrogenase 3 maturation endopeptidase HyCI; the protein is MSSIILWGIGNPLFGDDGVGPFVADALRKEGLQRSITAINCETMPENYVADLRRKSPNTLLIIDAADMNLAPGSLRRIPFDMVENISFSTHGLPLGMLLGDLVQKISVIYIGIQPSNQDLGAPISNEVKKAAQELLVILGKEDFESIPLLHHENLSPK